A stretch of the Crocinitomicaceae bacterium genome encodes the following:
- a CDS encoding gliding motility-associated C-terminal domain-containing protein — protein sequence MLKNLLLIFLAAFAIYAEASHIVGGEMYYDCLGGTQYRVTLKIYRDCASTGAAYDDPLPVTVFNGSATQLTQFNINFPGSSVLPVVFSNPCVNIPSGICVEEAIYTTVVTLPPSSNGYVLSYQRCCRGPAVTNLLTPEDQGLTLTIRIPPPADAICNSSPRFNNYPPLLFCADQELVFDHSATDPDGDSIAYELIQPWQGGTSLAPAPNPASAPPYTPVQWAGGYSQTAPFGAAPISLNPITGLLVATPTVPGLYVVGVAAKEYRNGVLLSTTVRDFLFKVMNCDISMEAEVVPQVDMSTFVSYCQGLTIDFENNSYGGTNYSWNFGVPGITTDISTAFEPSYTFPGPGTYNVMLVVNPGWPCTDTSVETFIINEEITASFVPPSPQCITTNNFNFNGQGLYPAAGTSFLWEFGLTTNPDSAFTEDVSNVIFTEYGYRPVTYTVFYDVCEISYTDSVFVYAEPEIGFYIEDELMCAPYLAEFIDTSFAHTQIYYQWNFGDGSDLSPLQNPTHLYPTPGVYDVTLTIWTDAGCIDTLTLFQPGLIEVFPSPVSQFTVSPTEATVFNPHFYFSDQSQDSQQHYYYFTDGEMTSERFVWHSFVESGWHYPYQVVINQYGCPDTSWQSLYVIPFTTIFVPNAFTPNGDGRNDVWQPVIYDTEFYEIWVYDRWGQLILNSTDENASWDGTMNGKASPVGVYTYYIKYVDHDTGLPDEIRGHFSLVR from the coding sequence GTGTTGAAAAACCTCTTACTCATATTCTTAGCAGCATTTGCCATTTATGCTGAAGCTTCACACATTGTAGGTGGAGAAATGTATTACGACTGTCTTGGAGGCACACAATACCGCGTCACGCTTAAGATTTATCGTGATTGTGCTTCAACCGGCGCAGCGTATGATGACCCACTACCTGTTACCGTTTTTAACGGAAGCGCAACACAACTCACACAATTCAACATTAATTTTCCGGGCAGTTCAGTTTTACCGGTTGTTTTTAGCAACCCTTGCGTAAATATTCCTTCAGGTATTTGTGTTGAAGAAGCAATTTATACAACGGTCGTTACATTGCCTCCTTCTTCTAATGGATACGTGTTATCTTATCAACGTTGTTGCCGCGGGCCGGCGGTAACTAATCTTTTAACACCCGAAGATCAAGGCCTCACGCTAACTATCCGAATCCCTCCACCGGCTGATGCTATTTGTAATAGTTCACCACGTTTCAATAATTATCCTCCCTTACTTTTTTGTGCTGATCAGGAATTAGTATTTGATCATTCAGCAACTGATCCTGATGGTGATTCCATTGCGTATGAATTAATTCAACCATGGCAAGGAGGCACCAGTTTGGCGCCTGCACCAAATCCTGCATCTGCGCCTCCGTATACGCCGGTACAATGGGCGGGAGGTTATTCTCAAACCGCACCATTTGGCGCTGCGCCTATTTCGCTTAATCCTATTACCGGATTACTTGTTGCCACCCCAACCGTACCGGGCTTATACGTGGTTGGCGTAGCGGCAAAAGAATATCGGAATGGTGTATTGCTCTCAACCACCGTGCGCGATTTTCTTTTCAAAGTAATGAACTGTGATATCAGCATGGAAGCTGAAGTAGTGCCGCAAGTAGATATGTCAACATTTGTGTCGTACTGCCAAGGTCTCACCATTGATTTTGAAAACAATAGTTATGGAGGAACAAACTATTCATGGAATTTTGGTGTACCCGGTATTACAACGGATATCAGTACAGCATTTGAACCAAGTTATACCTTTCCCGGACCGGGAACATACAACGTGATGCTTGTTGTAAATCCAGGATGGCCATGCACTGACACCAGTGTAGAAACATTTATTATTAATGAAGAAATCACGGCCTCCTTTGTACCGCCTTCTCCACAATGCATTACTACCAATAATTTTAATTTCAACGGGCAAGGCTTGTATCCGGCTGCTGGTACTAGTTTTTTATGGGAATTTGGATTAACTACAAATCCTGATTCGGCATTCACTGAAGATGTCAGCAACGTGATTTTTACAGAGTATGGATATCGCCCTGTTACGTACACTGTTTTTTATGATGTGTGCGAAATTTCTTACACTGATTCTGTATTTGTTTACGCTGAACCTGAGATTGGATTTTATATTGAAGATGAGTTGATGTGTGCGCCTTATCTTGCTGAATTTATTGACACATCATTCGCTCATACGCAAATTTATTATCAGTGGAATTTTGGCGATGGATCAGATTTATCTCCACTTCAAAATCCTACGCATTTGTATCCTACACCCGGTGTTTATGACGTGACGCTTACTATATGGACAGATGCGGGATGCATTGATACACTCACACTTTTTCAGCCCGGTTTAATAGAAGTTTTTCCAAGTCCGGTTTCACAATTTACGGTTAGCCCAACCGAAGCCACCGTGTTTAATCCGCATTTTTATTTTTCAGATCAATCACAAGACAGCCAACAACACTATTATTATTTTACCGATGGTGAAATGACATCAGAACGTTTTGTCTGGCATTCATTTGTAGAATCAGGTTGGCATTATCCTTATCAGGTTGTCATTAATCAGTATGGTTGTCCTGATACCAGTTGGCAGAGTTTATACGTGATACCATTCACTACCATCTTTGTTCCAAACGCATTTACGCCAAATGGTGACGGACGAAATGATGTATGGCAACCGGTGATTTATGATACTGAGTTTTATGAAATTTGGGTCTATGATCGGTGGGGACAACTCATTTTAAACAGCACTGATGAAAACGCAAGCTGGGATGGCACCATGAATGGAAAAGCATCACCTGTAGGTGTGTATACCTATTACATCAAATACGTTGATCACGACACCGGATTACCTGATGAAATACGAGGTCATTTTAGTTTGGTGAGATAA